In Vigna unguiculata cultivar IT97K-499-35 chromosome 3, ASM411807v1, whole genome shotgun sequence, a single genomic region encodes these proteins:
- the LOC114177944 gene encoding serine-threonine kinase receptor-associated protein-like isoform X2: MYSVVLAARSSWKVWDALTGDELHSFEHKHIVRACAFSEDTHLLLTGGVEKILRIYDMNRPDAPPREVDKSPGSVRTVAWLHSDQTILSSCTDMGGVRLWDVRSGKIVQTLETKSSVTSAEVSQDGRYITTADGSTVKFWDANYYGLVKSYDMPCTVESVSLEPKFGNKFVAGGEDMWVHVFDFHTGNEIACNKGHHGPVHCVRFSPGGESYASGSEDGTIRIWQTGPLTLDDSEALSANGSIDKVKVTADEVSRKIEGFHIADEGKSKAKDEAVEESS; this comes from the exons ATGTATTCTGTAGTGTTGGCAGCTAGATCTTCCTG GAAAGTTTGGGATGCTTTGACAGGAGATGAATTGCACTCATTTGAGCACAAGCACATTGTTCGAGCATGTGCCTTTTCAGAG GATACTCACCTTTTGCTCACTGGGGGAGTGGAAAAAATTCTCCGCATCTATGATATGAATCGGCCTGATGCACCACCCAGAGAAGTGGATAAGTCCCCTGGTTCTGTCAGAACTGTTGCCTGGCTTCATAGTGACCAGACAATATTGAGTTCTTGTACCGATATGGGAGGAGTCAG GTTATGGGATGTAAGAAGTGGTAAAATAGTCCAGACACTTGAAACCAAGTCATCTGTGACAAGTGCTGAAGTGAGTCAGGACGGCCGTTATATTACAACTGCTGATGGTTCTACTGTAAAATTTTGGGATGCTAATTA CTATGGACTGGTGAAGAGCTATGATATGCCCTGCACTGTGGAATCCGTTTCACTGGAGCCTAAATTTGGGAACAAGTTCGTTGCAGGAGGAGAAGATATGTGGGTTCATGTTTTTGATTTCCATACAGGCAATGAGATTG CATGCAACAAGGGGCACCATGGTCCTGTCCATTGTGTTCGTTTTTCTCCTGGTGGAGAATCCTATGCCTCTGGATCTGAGGATGGAACCATCAGAATATGGCAGACTGGCCCATTGACTCTCGATGACTCGGAGGCTTTGTCTGCAAATGGATCAATTGATAAGGTGAAGGTAACTGCAGATGAGGTGTCACGCAAGATTGAGGGTTTTCATATTGCTGATGAGGGGAAATCAAAAGCTAAGGATGAGGCTGTGGAGGAATCAAGCTAG
- the LOC114177944 gene encoding serine-threonine kinase receptor-associated protein-like isoform X1 translates to MDKKKVAVPLVCHGHSRPVVDLFYSPVTPDGFFLISASKDSSPMLRNGETGDWIGTFEGHKGAVWSCCLDTNALRAATASADFSTKVWDALTGDELHSFEHKHIVRACAFSEDTHLLLTGGVEKILRIYDMNRPDAPPREVDKSPGSVRTVAWLHSDQTILSSCTDMGGVRLWDVRSGKIVQTLETKSSVTSAEVSQDGRYITTADGSTVKFWDANYYGLVKSYDMPCTVESVSLEPKFGNKFVAGGEDMWVHVFDFHTGNEIACNKGHHGPVHCVRFSPGGESYASGSEDGTIRIWQTGPLTLDDSEALSANGSIDKVKVTADEVSRKIEGFHIADEGKSKAKDEAVEESS, encoded by the exons ATGGACAAGAAAAAGGTAGCAGTTCCCCTCGTGTGCCACGGCCACTCGCGCCCGGTGGTCGATCTCTTCTACAGTCCTGTTACGCCTGATGGGTTTTTCCTCATCAGTGCAAGCAAGG ATTCCAGTCCCATGCTCAGAAATGGAGAGACTGGGGACTGGATTGGAACATTTGAAGGGCACAAAGGTGCTGTGTGGAGTTGCTGCTTGGATACTAATGCCTTACGTGCTGCAACTGCTTCTGCTGATTTCTCAAC GAAAGTTTGGGATGCTTTGACAGGAGATGAATTGCACTCATTTGAGCACAAGCACATTGTTCGAGCATGTGCCTTTTCAGAG GATACTCACCTTTTGCTCACTGGGGGAGTGGAAAAAATTCTCCGCATCTATGATATGAATCGGCCTGATGCACCACCCAGAGAAGTGGATAAGTCCCCTGGTTCTGTCAGAACTGTTGCCTGGCTTCATAGTGACCAGACAATATTGAGTTCTTGTACCGATATGGGAGGAGTCAG GTTATGGGATGTAAGAAGTGGTAAAATAGTCCAGACACTTGAAACCAAGTCATCTGTGACAAGTGCTGAAGTGAGTCAGGACGGCCGTTATATTACAACTGCTGATGGTTCTACTGTAAAATTTTGGGATGCTAATTA CTATGGACTGGTGAAGAGCTATGATATGCCCTGCACTGTGGAATCCGTTTCACTGGAGCCTAAATTTGGGAACAAGTTCGTTGCAGGAGGAGAAGATATGTGGGTTCATGTTTTTGATTTCCATACAGGCAATGAGATTG CATGCAACAAGGGGCACCATGGTCCTGTCCATTGTGTTCGTTTTTCTCCTGGTGGAGAATCCTATGCCTCTGGATCTGAGGATGGAACCATCAGAATATGGCAGACTGGCCCATTGACTCTCGATGACTCGGAGGCTTTGTCTGCAAATGGATCAATTGATAAGGTGAAGGTAACTGCAGATGAGGTGTCACGCAAGATTGAGGGTTTTCATATTGCTGATGAGGGGAAATCAAAAGCTAAGGATGAGGCTGTGGAGGAATCAAGCTAG
- the LOC114177043 gene encoding EG45-like domain containing protein: protein MSPTTLHYFSSFFLFFIILSHHSNADVGTSSRYSPPYLPSGCFGNEATQFPSSNLFAAAGDGIWDNGAACGRQYLVRCISAEEPMTCIPDQSIQIKIVDYAASAVSPPSTAGTTMVLSDKAFGSIANTSATLINIEFQQV from the exons ATGTCACCAACAACACTtcactatttttcttctttcttcctttttttcatAATTCTCTCGCACCACTCCAACGCTGACGTAGGCACCTCTTCCCGTTACTCCCCTCCATATTTAC CCTCGGGGTGTTTCGGTAACGAAGCCACGCAGTTTCCGTCGAGTAATCTTTTTGCGGCGGCCGGAGATGGAATTTGGGACAATGGAGCGGCGTGTGGGAGGCAGTACCTGGTGAGATGTATAAGTGCAGAGGAACCTATGACTTGCATTCCCGACCAGAGTATTCAGATTAAGATTGTTGATTACGCCGCATCTGCGGTGTCGCCGCCCTCCACCGCCGGCACAACCATGGTTCTCTCCGATAAGGCTTTCGGGAGTATCGCCAATACATCTGCCACCTTGATCAATATAGAGTTCCAACA GGTATGA